In the genome of Fischerella sp. PCC 9605, the window CGCCCTTATGGGCGCACTTGTGAACTCCACTAAAGATTTTGAATAAGTTGAACGGCTCTTTCTACAATGGGGGGCTTCGGGACCCCCACGATAGTGGGGTTCAAAAACAATTAGACAAAATTGCCCAGCCTTATACATATTTACCCAGTAATAATCCTTAAAAAGGGGTGGCGGTGCGGGCGTTTTATAACTTGGCAACTCCCAGCTTGTGAGATCAAACGCCCGCACCGCCAAGGCGCTTGCATTTTGTCCAGGTTTTCCGCAGGGGTTGGGGGTTATAGATATTGATATTTGTAAAATTGATACTGACAAACTCGCAATAATTTCGTATATCAACAAGGTAAAGCTACTGAAAATTATTAAATGATTCCTCCTGAGCAGCTAATTCAAGAAACTATAGAACGATACAAAATGCGCTCCGCATCTCGCGAGCGCAACATTCGTAAACTTTCATCTGGTTCGGTTTTCGATGCAGACACCCCTGAACGTGTCAGCAGACGTTTAGAAAGAATTGCTCGTAATCCTGTAGCTGCTTCAATTTTATCTGAAGCCAAAATTAACCTAGATGATTTGTCAACAGAGGAGTTTAATCGCGTTGTCCAAGAGCGTATTCTCGGTCAAACAGACCTCATGAGTATTTCTTACTTGGAATATGGACTGAAAGTTTCGCGGTCTATATGTCGCATCATTTTACGCAGCCGCAGTGGCAGAGTGATGGGGTACGGAACTGGCTGCATGGTTTCCCCCCGTTTATTACTGACTAATAATCATGTGCTGTCTTCGGTGGAAGAAGCTATGTCAGCTTTGGCAGAGTTTAATTATCAAAGCAGCATAGATGGGCAGATGTTGCAGTCCTCTGCCTATGAATTAGATCCTGTTACTTTCTTTATCACGAATCGACAACTCGACTATAGCTTGGTTGCCGTTAAAGAAAAACTGGATGATTCTCCAAGCAATTTTGGTTGGAACCCTCTAATTGAAGAACAGGGCAAGGTGATAGTAGGAGAGTACGTTAACATTATTCAACATCCGGGAGGGGAACCAAAGCAGGTAGCGCTAAGAGAAAATCAATTAGTCGATTTGTTAGATGATTTTCTGCACTATCAAACAGACACAGCTGCTGGTTCTTCTGGCTCCCCTGTTTTCAATGACCAGTGGGAAGTTGTAGGGCTCCATCATTCTGGTGTTCCTAAAATGGATAATCAAGGTAACTACTTAACAATTGATGGAAGTATATGGACTCCAGGAATGGGAGAAGACCGCATTGCTTGGGTAGCTAATGAAGGAGTTCGCATCAGCCAGATTATTAAGGACATTAAAAATCAGCAAAATCTATCCCAAGTGCAACGCACTTTGCGTTCTGGGCTATTTGATGGAACTCAGCCACCTTTACCTGTTGTACCTATTGCCAAACAGCAAGAGCAGCAGTCGACGATCAACAGTGTCAATAATGGTATTGTCACCTGGACTATTCCTGTTCAAGTCAGTGTCAGCCTTGGACAAGCAGCGATCGCTTCACCAGTTCAACCTTCTTGTGTTACGGTGCATCCTACTCCAGATTCGCAAAGCGCCAAAACTTTGCCGTCTGATGTCGAATTGCCAGATATTGAAAGCGATGCTGAATTGCAAGCAGAACTCAGACAATTAGAGCGCCTTCGCACTGGAGAAATTCTTTACTATGATGAGGCTGTTGATACGCGCAATCGTGACCAATATTACAGTGAAATTCTAAGAGAATTGAACTCGTTAAACAAGTCCGAATTATTTAATCGCCTGCATCAGTTACTGGAGAAAACCCACACGAGAAAGTTAGGTTATGAGCCGAAAAAGTATTTGTATCCTTGGGTGGATCTGCAACCTGACTTAAAGATTAGAAGTATTTACTCGCATTTGGAATATACACCAGAACAAATTATCCAAGAGGATCTGCTAATTGAAAAAAGGCGAGCATCTCGTTTGCAAGAAATCATACTTAAAGAGTCACTAACGACAGCACAGATTTTAGAAAGGGTAAATACCCTTGAAAGAGATTTACCATACAACTGTGAGCATGTGGTTCCACAATCATGGTTTAAAGATGTGTCGCCTAATCCGATGAAAGGTGATTTACATCATTTATTCGCATGTGAGGTACCATGTAACTCATTCCGAGGAAATAGCCCCTACACAGACTTTGCTGATTTTGATAACTTTGACGAAGGTATCCGTAACAATTGCGGTAAATCTGAAGGTAACAAGTTTGAACCTGGTTTTGGTAAAGGGGAAGCTGCACGTGCTACTCTTTACTTTTTGTTGCGTTATCCAGGCGCGATCGATAACTCGAATAACGAGTACAAACTAGAAAATTTAAAAACTTTACTTGATTGGCATAAGCAATCTTCTATTTCCGAACATGAGAAACACAGAAATATGGCTATTGCCAGTACGTACAAGCAGGGCAACCGTAACCCACTAATTGACTTTCCAGAATGGGCAGACTTAATCGATTTTAGCTTAGGTATTGGGTAAACTATTGACAGACCGAAAGTTAATAGGTAATAAATTAAAAAAGCTCCTAGTATTAGACATACTAGGAACTCTTGAAATTCTTGTTTGTTCATTGCAGTAATGCATTTTTAATTACTGATTGACTCTGCTTTCAGAATTAAGCTCAAGTTCAAATTGGGCTTTTTTTCATATGTATAAATGTGCGACCACTATAGAAATCGCCGCTAGTTAACGCTTGGACTGATTTGACCAAATTGATATTTAAACATATCCAGATGAAGGTAAACTTGTAAGTTACACAATTTACATCCACTATCAATGTAGAAGCGATCGCTCCTAACTTTTGCAAGGAGAACTATTATATGGGTGTAGACGGGGTAGATATAGCGTCGCTGACACAGGGGGCAAACTAAACCGTATAGTTTAAAAATCTGGCTTGTATTTAGAGGTGAGATTTTTTCTAAAGTCTTGTCCTGCATGGGTTTCAGGCATTTGATCTTCCAGGGCGATCGCAATTGGAACATACTTGCAACGAAGTAGGACATTTTTTGGCTGTTTCTTACCCCAAAGAATTGATAATACTTTGGGGTAGAAGCTTCATTTTTTGGTCTACAAACCTTTATCCACAATACTTTCACGGATTTAAAGTTCAAATATACTCTGGTTTTTGGCGTAAAAAATCGTAAATAAAGTTAATAGATACTTCTGTTTTTGTAACCGTACACACCCAAGATTTGCAGCCTTGCGTGATTTTTACTAAAAAGTCTGAAACCTATGCAGAACAAGAGTTTATAGACGAGCTTGCCTAAATCGGACTAGCAAATATTAAACTATACGGTTTAGTTTGCCCTCTGTGTCACCTACGCTATATCTACCCCAAATAGTCACGATTATCTCCCGTATATCCCGAAAATTCTAGGAGTTTGCTGGTCGAAAGTAGGCCATGCCGCTGAATCGACGGCCAATTCACTGTCTCTGCCAGATGATAAATATGTTGGGGTAATTTTGACACATTTTTTCCTTCATAGATGCAATCAAGTTATAACGAAATTTTCAATTGTATGCATCTTACTACCCTATGATTTTTTCAGGTTAATATCGCATCAGTAAAAGACTTCTTACAAAACTATAAAAAATTATTAAACTGACACGATTAAAGGCGGGGCGTTGCTTAATCATGGAATGATTTCTCGCCCAATTAGGAATAAATTTTCGCTGTTTCCACCGTCTATTTATCCCGCTGTCTCTGCAACGCCGAAAAAGTATATGTGGGTGAGCAAAGTAGAGTTTTAGAAAGACTAATACTCACCTACTGTTATCAGTATCCTCTTGGTCAAGGTAATCTTCGACAAGGGAGCGATCGCAGTTTGGACAATCTAAAGATGTCGCGTCCATCATCGATAAGGCAAGTAATGGGCTGCGATCGCTTAACTAAATTTATTATCTGAATTTAGCTCTTAACTTCAATCTCAAAATCAAGATTTTCACTAGTAAACTGTTACCGTTAATAGCATCTTAATAGCAGGACATTGAACACTTTTGCGCTCTCCTCTCCATCGGCAGGGGAGTTTTTTCGTTTAAATAACATCGAATAACTAACCGCAGGCAGTATCTTGAGATTTGCATCAGTTTAATACTTATTGACGCTCACTGAGGTGCAGACGCACCATTGTTGTTATCTTGAAAGAACAGATCTAAACGGACTTCCATAGCTGGAGGTTTCCTCCAACTTCAGTCCTCCTGAACTCCCAAGTTCCCAGGCACACCGCGTTTGCTACAAGTAGCACGATGTTTTCTCCTTTTAGGCAGTGTTGATTCACTGCTGGGCGTTTCAAACAGTGATAGCTGTTTGGGTTCCGGCAAGTCCCGCCGTACCTTATGAATCTGTTTAAGCACTATTCGGGGCCATCTTACCATCAGCCTGAATGGCTGTATTACCTTCTTTTCTCTCACCCCCGGTAATGTTGATGAGCGTGATGCGGCCTATGATGTAACGGAAGGACTGTCAGGCTGGTTGTTGGGCGATAAGGACTATATCAGGCCAGCCCTTACAGAAGACCTAGCAGAACAGGACTTGCATTTGATAACGCCCCTCAAGGCAAACATGAAAGAATCCCGCTCACCTGCTTTCCTTGATCTCTTGAAAAACACCAGACGAAAAATAGAAACCGTCATCGGCCAGCTTACAGAAAGGTTTGGCTTTGAAGCTGTTCGCGCTAAAGACACCTGGCACTATTACGCCAAACTCACAAGAAAACTCCTGGCCCATACCATGTGCTTGCTGATCGCAGGTTCCTTGCAATTTGATTCAATTTTAAAAGTCTGACACGGCGTTACATATGGTGTTTTATGTTAACCAAGCTCAACCATAAACTACCGCTGTAGTTGATGGCTATATAGTTATTTTTGTTAAGTAATAAGTAGATGTGCTTACTAACTCTGGCTGTTGATGGTAAATTTAAGGTTGCTTGGTTAGAAATGACTATAGCGATCGCTGATAATTCCTACACACTTGAGGTTTGTATCCATGCACTCATGGGAGACACCAGCCGTTAACAGAATGTGGTTGGTGTTTTTTATCTAGCATAAGCTAGAAGACTCCCGCTACACGAAGTTAGCGGGAGATGAATAGCGGTCAAAAACGAAACACCCCTGAAACAAAATCGAGTGAAACGAGATAAGTGGAAGGGGTGGTTGAGTTTTTGACAATAAATATGGTAGTCTACTTGATAGTAATTCGGTCAGGAAATGATAGTCTACGAAGCAAAAGCAGAAGCAACAAAAGAGCAGTTACTCAAAGCGAACGAGGCTTTGAGGACTGCTATTTTTGTTAGAAATTCCTGCTTGCGCTATTGGATGGATGGTCATGCCAAGACTGGTTACGATTTGAATAAATACACGAAAGCTCTATCGGATAATCCTGCATTTCCTTGGGTATCAAAACTCAACTCAACGGCAAGGCAGGCAATGGCAGAACGTGCGTGGGCAGCAATTTCCAGTTTTTTTGAAAATTGTAAAAATAAGAACTTTAATTTCGGCTTCTTTAAGATCCGGATCAAACTTGATACACTGCCCCCGATAAAGGGCGGGGTAACATCCCGCGCTTGGGTTGAATTTAGGGGGTAGCGCGTCCCTTCTTTTACGTTTACCCGATTGCCAATCATAGTAACGAGTCAAAAACGATGAAACCTGCCCCAAGACAAACTCAATAGCCGCTCGGCGCAGGTAGGACGGGAACTTATAAAACCGTGCACACCCCGGATTAAATCTAGTCAACTTCATTAAAAACATTAAGTCCGTATCCTCCCGACGTATGCGTAAAGAATACGGTGAATACTTGGAAAAATATTTATGGAGCGGGGAATTTTGGAATGATGAAACAACTATTATTTCCGTGGGAGCGAGTGCAAGTATTGACGTATTAATTTCTTATATCCAGATCAGGCTGTACTGCTGATAGATCCTGACCGCCGCTAACTACCGCTTGACCCTTCCAAGCGTAGGATGCGCGGCGGATTTGCTCAAAAATTCAAACTATGAGTGGTCGGCAAAAAAACCTACTCTGTGCAACTTACAGAACAAGAAAAAAGGCTGTTGCAGCCAACTTGCGATCGCCCGGAAAACGAGTTAAAGCAAAGCTAAACGCGCCAAAATCATACTTGCGACTGCGGAATATCCGGAATGGACAGATGCTCAAATTGCAGAAAACATAGGTTGTTCACCAGCTCTGGTACGAAAATGGCGAAAACGTTGGTGTCTTGCCTCGTAGTTTGGAAGAAGCACCACGTCCAGGTCGTTCGCCCCCGTCTGTTTCAGGCAATTGTGCGAGCGCAAGTGACAGCGATCGCTTGTAGCAAACCAGCAGATTTTGATATCCCTTTGGCAAAGTGGAGTTGTAGTGACATTGCTACGCAATTAATCACATTGGGCATTGGGCATTGGTGGCAGAGCAAAACTGGATGGAAAAATATTTTAAATAACTTACGCGCGCGGCATATAAGCAAAATTTTTCTTATACTTAAATATGGTGTTATGAGCGTGTTTTTAACATCATATAAACAATCCAATCGTCAATAATTTAAGGAGATTGCGACTGAATATATTTTTGCAACACAACCCTGGTAATTGCCAAAGCATTTGCTAGTTTAGTATATTAATAAAAAAACATAATATCAATATAAATACTCTCTACAGAATTAAGAATAATTTAGGATAATTCAAAAAGTTTAAGCAAAGTATATATAATACTTTAGAGGTGTTGATTTACTTCTCAAACTCTCACTCCAAATTCATATCCATTGCTCTTAAGTTTATAAATTTGCTATTAGTTATCGATTTTATTCATGGGTATTGGCTTTAAACCAAAAAGGAATATAAATCACTATGTCTGCACCATTTAGTAATTTGAGAAATAAGGGCATTATCTTTGCAATGGTCGGGGTTGGAGTAGGAGCAGTCATCTGCTTATTTCCCAACAGCAACAACATTGTTAAGACATTAGGAACTTGGTTAGCGGTGGGTTCCATGGGTTCCTTGGTGGCTACTCAGTTTATTGTCGATTCAGCTGAAAGCCTTTATGAATCTTTGCGTGAAGAAAATGAAAAAAAGTTTTTAATAAATCACAGACAGATTAAAGAATTAGAATCTCAAGAGAAAGTGATTCAAGCCTTAGAAGCTGAGTTACAAATTGCGTGTATCAAGCTTAAAAAGCGTGAAAATAGTGATTTGGGAGCTGCTATAAGTTTTATTCAAGTAAGCTTTGATAAATGTCAAACCCAGATATCAAAATTACTTGAAAGGGCAAAAAAACAATACCCAGAAATTAAAAACTGGATGAAAATCGCATCCGATTTTGATAGCTATATTAAAGATTATTCAGCACAAATAAAAGTATTAAGTAATCAGTCTAGTGCTGAAGAATTGATTGAAACATCGTTAGCAGTTCAATACGGCGTTATTTATTATGGTTCGCTCTTAAAAATAAAAATACTTAATTCTGTTATTATCTATCTACGTCAGCAACTGGATGAGGTGATGCCAGTTGAGCAACAGACCCAAGTAGTGGAACACTCAAAAGTCTCCTACCAAAGGTACGTAGAGGGTTTGTCAGGTGGTACACTTTACTCCTGATGTCTGTGCCAGATGTCCTTTACGAGAACGCTGTACTGCAAGTAAAACTGGACTTAGCACCCACTTGCATTCTAAATTCCGATCTCATTGGCACACTTACATCTCGAATTGTTCGCCATTCCGAATTAAAGGATAAACTGCATATGGCACCACTACCGATTGAGGTGGAACCAAAGCCTATTAGAGTGATGCGGTATGAACGCAATCAGCAAAATTCTGCCCATTGCTCACGACTCGGGTCTGTCAGTAGGATTGTGTAAATGGTTCACGGTTATGGGTGATGAATTATCAACCGTAACGACAAGAACAGACCATGACGACCACAAAGACACGAACGAAAAAAGCCTCTTCCCGGTTTCGGCAAGAGTTGTTGGATGAACTGTTGACCGAGATCAAGGAACCCTCCTCAGACGTGTTCAGCACAGCCGGGATGTTCCAAGAACTGAAAGCCGCCCTGATGGAGAGGATGCTGGAAGGGGAACTGACCCATCACTTGGGATATGGCAAGCATACCCAGGCCCGCGAAACAACGGAAGACCAGCGCAATGGCAGCTATCCGAAAACCGTGCATACCGGACAGGAAACCGTCACCATTCAGGTGCCCCGTGACCGGGATGGGGATTTTAGACCCCAACTCCTGAAGAAAGGACAACGCCGCCTGGAGGGCTTTGACGATAAAGTGCTATCCCCCCTCTATGCGCGGGGCATGTCCATGCGCGAAATCCAAGAACATCTGTACGAAATATACGGTACAGACGTTTCAGCGGAATTAATCTCAGAAGTCACCGATAGTGTTCTGGAGGAGGTAAAAACCTGGCAAAGCCGCCCATTGGATGCGGTTTATCCTATCCTGTACCTGGGTACCTGGATGCCCTGGTGGTCAAAATCAGAGAAAACAATCAGATTGTGCAGAAATCGGTGTTCCTTGCCATTGATGTCACCCTGGAGGGCAAGAAAGATATTCTGGGCATCTGGCTGGCTAAAAACGAGGGGGCAAAGTTCTGGATGGCTGTCCTGACCGAGATCAAAAACCGAGATGTCCAGGATGTCCTGATTGCCTGTGTTGATGGGTTGACGGGCTTTCCAGAGGCCATCAATGCTGTTTTTCCCCGCACGATAGTGCAGCTTTGTGTGGTTCACCTGGTGCGGAACAGTTTGCGGTTCATCCCTAGCGGGAAGTCGCGGCAGACCTGAAATTGATCTACACTGCTCCCACCGTCCAGGCCGCTGAGGCAGCCCTGGCCGCCTTCCAGGAAAAATGGGACGATAAATACCCAACCATCTCTAACACCTAGCAACGCCGCTGGCAGGAAATCATCCCTTGCATCAGCCTGCCCGCAGATATCCGCCGGGTCGTTTATACCACCAACACCATCGAGGCGGGCAACCGCCAGGTCAGAAAAATCATCAAAACCAAAGGAGCCTTCCCCAATGACGATGCTGCCCTGAAACTGATCTTTTTAGCCTTGAAAAACACCCAGAAAAAATGGACACTGCCCATCAGAGAATGGAAATTAGCCCTCAACCAACTAGCGATCCTTTTCCCAGAAAGACTGCCCTAACCCTGTGCCAGTTTACACAAACTATCTGATAGACTCCACGACTCCCAATGCACTCGCGATGGATATCGTCAGTTAGCAGTGATACACCAGACAGCCACAAATTTTTGCAACACAACCCTAATTTTTACATAACAGTCAATCACGGGAAAATCCCACAACCAAGGACGAAAATACCTCTTCCCTGTCAAGAATTCACTGTTAAGAGTTCCCTATTTTCAAGACAGGAATAGACTGAAACCCTTATACAAAAACCTTTCACACTTCGCCTTTTCAAATCCCATGCATAAGATGAGAGTAAGGGCTTTTGTGCATCAGATTTTCATCGTAGAATAAACCAAGATATTAATTTGGAGAATTTCCAAATGAGTAATACTTCAGCGGTGCAAAAAATTACAAGCAATCCCTTACTCAGTAAATTTAATTTAAGAGTAACGAAGAAACAAATCTTATTCAGTACTCTAATTGTATCGCTTAGTTTAATAGGTTTGGGTGCTTTCTGGTTCGCTTCTAGGTATAAATTCGACAATAAAATGTCAGTAAAACTGCAAGAATTATCTAATGCCGAATATCCAGAAAATCCCGCAGCATTAAGCACAAATTTCCAAAGG includes:
- a CDS encoding transposase, with amino-acid sequence MSLNGCITFFSLTPGNVDERDAAYDVTEGLSGWLLGDKDYIRPALTEDLAEQDLHLITPLKANMKESRSPAFLDLLKNTRRKIETVIGQLTERFGFEAVRAKDTWHYYAKLTRKLLAHTMCLLIAGSLQFDSILKV
- a CDS encoding endonuclease, with product MIPPEQLIQETIERYKMRSASRERNIRKLSSGSVFDADTPERVSRRLERIARNPVAASILSEAKINLDDLSTEEFNRVVQERILGQTDLMSISYLEYGLKVSRSICRIILRSRSGRVMGYGTGCMVSPRLLLTNNHVLSSVEEAMSALAEFNYQSSIDGQMLQSSAYELDPVTFFITNRQLDYSLVAVKEKLDDSPSNFGWNPLIEEQGKVIVGEYVNIIQHPGGEPKQVALRENQLVDLLDDFLHYQTDTAAGSSGSPVFNDQWEVVGLHHSGVPKMDNQGNYLTIDGSIWTPGMGEDRIAWVANEGVRISQIIKDIKNQQNLSQVQRTLRSGLFDGTQPPLPVVPIAKQQEQQSTINSVNNGIVTWTIPVQVSVSLGQAAIASPVQPSCVTVHPTPDSQSAKTLPSDVELPDIESDAELQAELRQLERLRTGEILYYDEAVDTRNRDQYYSEILRELNSLNKSELFNRLHQLLEKTHTRKLGYEPKKYLYPWVDLQPDLKIRSIYSHLEYTPEQIIQEDLLIEKRRASRLQEIILKESLTTAQILERVNTLERDLPYNCEHVVPQSWFKDVSPNPMKGDLHHLFACEVPCNSFRGNSPYTDFADFDNFDEGIRNNCGKSEGNKFEPGFGKGEAARATLYFLLRYPGAIDNSNNEYKLENLKTLLDWHKQSSISEHEKHRNMAIASTYKQGNRNPLIDFPEWADLIDFSLGIG
- a CDS encoding RNA-guided endonuclease InsQ/TnpB family protein — protein: MIVYEAKAEATKEQLLKANEALRTAIFVRNSCLRYWMDGHAKTGYDLNKYTKALSDNPAFPWVSKLNSTARQAMAERAWAAISSFFENCKNKNFNFGFFKIRIKLDTLPPIKGGVTSRAWVEFRG
- a CDS encoding DUF7002 family protein; the protein is MSKLPQHIYHLAETVNWPSIQRHGLLSTSKLLEFSGYTGDNRDYLG
- a CDS encoding helix-turn-helix domain-containing protein, giving the protein MLATAEYPEWTDAQIAENIGCSPALVRKWRKRWCLAS